From the genome of Psychrilyobacter atlanticus DSM 19335, one region includes:
- the atoD gene encoding acetate CoA-transferase subunit alpha: MSKKIIDVADAVSKIEDGMTIMVGGFLGTGTPHTIVDAIIKKGVKNLTIISNDTGIKDSGVGRFIYNNMVKKVITSHIGTNPETGRQMNEKEIEVELVPQGTLAERIRSGGAGLGGVLTPTGLGTIVADGKEIIEVDGKQFLLEKPLRADIAILLGHTVDTKGNIIYANTARNFNPLMATAADTVIVEAENIVEVGTINPNEVVTPRIFVDHIVGSDYNG; encoded by the coding sequence ATGTCTAAGAAAATAATTGATGTTGCAGATGCAGTATCTAAAATAGAAGATGGAATGACCATCATGGTAGGAGGTTTTTTAGGTACTGGAACGCCTCATACTATCGTAGATGCTATTATAAAAAAAGGTGTAAAAAATCTGACTATCATATCTAACGATACAGGAATAAAAGATAGTGGTGTTGGAAGATTTATCTATAACAATATGGTTAAAAAAGTAATTACATCACACATTGGTACAAATCCAGAAACTGGTAGACAAATGAATGAAAAAGAGATCGAGGTCGAGTTAGTTCCTCAAGGAACTTTAGCTGAGAGAATAAGGTCTGGAGGTGCTGGTTTAGGAGGAGTTCTTACTCCTACTGGTCTTGGTACTATAGTTGCAGATGGAAAAGAAATAATAGAAGTCGATGGGAAACAATTTCTTTTAGAAAAACCTCTTAGAGCGGATATTGCTATCCTTTTAGGACACACTGTAGATACCAAAGGAAATATTATCTATGCAAATACTGCTAGAAATTTTAACCCTCTCATGGCTACAGCTGCTGATACAGTTATAGTAGAAGCTGAAAATATAGTAGAAGTGGGTACTATCAATCCAAACGAGGTTGTTACGCCTAGAATTTTTGTAGATCATATCGTAGGAAGTGATTATAATGGATAA
- a CDS encoding MaoC family dehydratase has protein sequence MIKSLKIGDSYSFNKIVEAIDVEKFAEVSTDHNPVHLDEEYAKTTMFKKRIAHGMLGVSYISSILGTKFPGEGTIYLGQTVKFLAPVYLGDTLEVKAEIVDLKEGRNDRATLRTTCTNQEGKMVIDGEASVMLPKA, from the coding sequence ATGATAAAATCATTAAAAATCGGAGATTCTTATAGTTTTAATAAGATAGTAGAAGCTATAGATGTAGAAAAATTTGCAGAGGTAAGTACAGACCATAACCCGGTTCATTTAGATGAGGAGTATGCTAAAACTACTATGTTTAAAAAAAGAATAGCCCATGGAATGTTAGGGGTATCTTATATTTCATCTATTTTAGGAACAAAATTTCCCGGTGAAGGAACTATATATTTAGGACAGACTGTTAAATTTTTAGCTCCTGTTTATTTAGGAGATACTTTAGAAGTTAAAGCTGAAATCGTTGACCTTAAAGAGGGACGAAACGACAGAGCTACCCTAAGAACTACCTGCACAAACCAAGAGGGTAAGATGGTAATCGATGGAGAGGCCAGTGTAATGCTTCCAAAGGCGTAA
- a CDS encoding sodium:calcium antiporter, producing the protein MLYILIFAVLAGFIIVVGKKLSLYGDTIGDLMGIEKSWIGIVMLAAVTSLPEMVTSISATLMGNPQMAISNIFGSNLFNIFVVFIVDIFVLRSTSFSSKVSSKNFMAGFWAIILTLIFLLGFLFPTEGIMNISLFSLMILGVYFIAMKSIYIYEHQQNDEFSEKLEEEVKEFHEIEEGGITLPQAKKGFMINAFFVVVLGTGLSFVGDKIASTPFFGIELGESFVGLILIALATSLPELTVSIEAIKLKSYDMAAGNLLGSNIFNIMIIFITDLFLRDNNIYQSLGGFHKMTAIFSMLILLVFMMGVMFEKKKRRYDTYIIGLVYFVAMYILYIKR; encoded by the coding sequence ATGTTGTACATATTAATCTTTGCAGTATTAGCAGGATTTATAATAGTAGTTGGAAAAAAATTAAGTTTATATGGGGATACCATAGGAGACTTGATGGGGATAGAGAAATCCTGGATAGGAATAGTTATGTTAGCGGCAGTAACTTCCCTGCCAGAGATGGTTACAAGTATTAGTGCTACTCTCATGGGAAATCCTCAAATGGCAATATCAAATATATTTGGAAGTAATCTGTTTAATATATTTGTAGTATTTATAGTTGATATATTTGTCTTAAGGTCTACTTCTTTTTCATCTAAGGTAAGCAGTAAAAACTTTATGGCTGGGTTTTGGGCTATAATTTTAACATTGATATTTTTACTGGGATTTTTATTCCCAACAGAAGGAATAATGAATATCAGTTTATTTTCATTGATGATCTTAGGAGTTTATTTTATAGCTATGAAATCTATCTATATCTATGAACATCAGCAAAATGATGAATTTAGTGAAAAATTAGAGGAAGAGGTAAAGGAGTTTCATGAGATAGAAGAGGGTGGAATTACACTTCCCCAGGCAAAAAAAGGATTTATGATAAATGCATTTTTTGTAGTTGTTTTAGGAACAGGCCTCAGTTTTGTAGGAGATAAAATTGCCAGTACACCATTCTTTGGAATTGAACTGGGAGAATCTTTTGTAGGGCTTATATTAATAGCTCTTGCAACATCTTTACCGGAATTAACCGTAAGTATTGAAGCGATTAAATTAAAGTCATATGATATGGCTGCTGGAAATTTATTGGGAAGTAATATATTTAATATAATGATTATATTTATTACAGACCTATTTCTAAGAGATAACAATATATATCAATCATTGGGTGGATTTCACAAGATGACGGCTATATTTTCTATGTTGATACTTTTAGTATTTATGATGGGTGTTATGTTTGAAAAGAAAAAAAGAAGATATGATACATATATTATTGGATTGGTTTATTTTGTAGCGATGTATATACTATATATAAAAAGGTGA
- the rho gene encoding transcription termination factor Rho: MNLVDLSGLLLSELREIAKKLNIDKSYDYKKLELIEKIGEYVRSSEGHTIAWGKIEVFADGYGFLRETNVQKDVYISSTQIRKFKVRNGDIVLGEARVPVGTEKNYAMRKILLINGDNLEKAENRVPFDELTPAYPDEKIVLGGQGDVSGRIIDLIAPLGKGQRGLIVAPPKAGKTMLISNIANSIIKNNKGLEVWILLIDERPEEVTDIKETVCGAKVFSSTFDEDPKNHIKVTEMVLDKAKRILEDGKDIVILMDSITRLARAYNIVIPSSGKLISGGIDPTALYYPKKFFGSARNIRGGGSLTILATALVDTGSRMDDVIFEEFKGTGNMDIHLDRTLAELRIYPAIDIKRSGTRKEELLIEDDKLSTIWKIRRYLSKLSSAEGSKQLIDTIRKTKTNEDLLNYYSKGEAKN; this comes from the coding sequence ATGAATTTGGTAGATTTAAGCGGGTTACTCCTTTCGGAATTAAGGGAGATAGCTAAAAAATTAAATATAGATAAATCTTATGATTATAAAAAATTGGAATTGATTGAAAAGATAGGTGAATATGTAAGATCAAGTGAAGGACATACTATAGCTTGGGGTAAGATTGAAGTATTTGCTGATGGATATGGTTTTCTACGTGAAACCAATGTGCAAAAAGATGTATATATATCTTCTACACAGATAAGAAAATTTAAAGTTAGAAATGGTGATATAGTTTTAGGCGAAGCCAGAGTACCGGTAGGAACAGAAAAAAACTATGCCATGAGAAAGATACTTTTAATAAATGGAGATAACTTAGAAAAAGCAGAAAATCGTGTACCTTTTGATGAGTTGACACCTGCATATCCAGATGAAAAGATCGTTTTAGGTGGACAGGGAGATGTATCAGGAAGGATTATTGATCTGATTGCACCACTTGGAAAAGGACAGAGAGGTCTTATTGTAGCACCTCCTAAAGCCGGTAAAACAATGTTAATAAGTAATATAGCTAACAGTATAATAAAGAATAACAAAGGTTTAGAAGTATGGATATTACTCATAGATGAAAGACCTGAAGAAGTAACAGATATAAAGGAAACAGTTTGTGGTGCTAAAGTCTTTTCATCTACCTTTGATGAAGATCCTAAAAACCATATTAAAGTAACCGAGATGGTTTTAGATAAAGCCAAAAGAATATTAGAGGATGGGAAGGATATTGTAATATTGATGGATTCAATAACAAGACTTGCAAGAGCCTATAATATTGTGATACCATCTAGTGGTAAACTTATATCTGGTGGAATAGATCCAACAGCTCTATATTACCCAAAGAAATTTTTTGGATCAGCAAGAAACATTCGTGGTGGTGGAAGTTTGACCATTTTAGCTACAGCTTTGGTAGATACTGGAAGCCGGATGGATGATGTTATTTTTGAGGAATTTAAAGGTACTGGAAATATGGATATCCATCTAGACAGAACTTTAGCTGAATTAAGAATATATCCAGCGATAGATATAAAAAGGTCAGGAACAAGAAAAGAGGAGTTATTGATTGAAGATGATAAACTCTCAACAATTTGGAAAATTCGTAGATATCTCAGTAAACTCAGTTCAGCTGAGGGTTCTAAACAACTAATAGATACTATAAGAAAAACAAAAACTAACGAAGATTTATTAAACTATTATTCGAAAGGAGAAGCGAAAAATTGA
- a CDS encoding peptidoglycan DD-metalloendopeptidase family protein: protein MNKKMKKLLIILLVFNMFLAYNTIKKLEKEVVNLSDFTDYYTESEADNGGYQLLSSDFKVYEKQYTIVSEETQKESKKRAEITYYKVQSGDTLGGIANKFGQSQTVLKYNNPNMGKYLKIGEKLKITRGNSITYKVAKGDSLSKIASKFGKTVSELKTTNNLTSSTVRLNQMLIINNPKVDLARITRTKKGFDVYWPVAWKGVTSPYGRRFHPVLKRWIGHMGVDLRAHYVDVKASENGTVTYAGWMSGYGKIVIVKHSKGYETRYAHLNKIKVKKGQRVNRGQLIAESGKTGRVTGPHLHYEIRKYGTPVNPMKYFK from the coding sequence TTGAATAAAAAAATGAAAAAGCTTCTCATAATTTTATTGGTATTTAATATGTTTTTAGCATATAATACTATCAAAAAATTAGAAAAAGAAGTTGTTAATTTAAGTGATTTTACAGATTATTACACTGAATCAGAAGCAGATAACGGTGGTTATCAGCTACTTAGTTCGGACTTTAAAGTATATGAAAAACAATATACTATTGTAAGTGAAGAAACACAAAAAGAATCAAAAAAGAGAGCAGAAATAACATATTATAAAGTACAATCTGGAGATACACTAGGTGGAATTGCCAATAAATTTGGGCAGTCACAGACTGTCTTAAAATACAACAATCCTAATATGGGAAAGTATTTAAAAATTGGAGAGAAACTTAAAATCACTAGAGGGAATTCCATAACTTACAAGGTAGCTAAGGGAGATTCACTCTCGAAAATAGCTTCAAAGTTTGGAAAAACTGTAAGTGAATTAAAAACTACCAATAATTTAACGTCGAGTACAGTTCGTTTGAATCAAATGTTAATAATAAATAACCCAAAAGTAGATCTAGCTAGAATTACAAGAACCAAGAAAGGTTTCGATGTATATTGGCCAGTAGCATGGAAAGGTGTGACAAGTCCCTATGGTAGAAGATTCCATCCTGTATTAAAAAGATGGATAGGTCATATGGGAGTAGATTTAAGAGCTCATTATGTAGATGTAAAAGCTTCGGAAAACGGAACTGTTACGTATGCAGGGTGGATGAGTGGATATGGTAAGATAGTTATTGTTAAGCACTCTAAAGGCTATGAAACTAGATACGCGCATCTAAATAAGATAAAAGTAAAAAAAGGTCAGAGGGTAAATAGAGGTCAGCTTATTGCAGAAAGTGGGAAAACAGGACGGGTAACAGGTCCACATCTTCACTATGAGATAAGAAAATACGGGACTCCTGTAAATCCAATGAAATATTTTAAATAA
- a CDS encoding short-chain fatty acid transporter, which produces MNKTAAKETTIRQKNIFEKFTNLCVILIQKYLPDPFIFCAILTFIVFLIAIPITKQSPMSIINNWTNGFWSLLSFAMQMALVLVTGHTMASSPFFKRTLSFMASKLKNPSQAIIGVTVVSVLASFINWGFGLVIGAIFAKEIAKKVKGVDYRLLIASAYTGFLVWHGGLSASIPLKLASGGDLKGATAGAITEAIPTSMTIFSTTNLIILVVLFITLPFVNRAMHPKKDDVITIDNDLLIEVPEEKLNFADMTPAEKIENSKTVSLLLGIMGYTYIVSYFMKNGFALNLNIVNFVFLFTAILLHGTPHRFLNAIKEASKGAAGIILQFPFYAGIMGIMVGKGPEGISLAGAMSNMFVNISTETTFPFFTFLSAGIVNFFVPSGGGQWAVQAPIMMPAGAALGIPAAKTAMAIAWGDAWTNMIQPFWALPALGIAGLGAKDIMGYCLVVLIYSGAIISLVLMFL; this is translated from the coding sequence ATGAATAAAACCGCAGCTAAAGAAACAACTATTAGACAAAAAAATATCTTTGAAAAATTTACAAATTTATGTGTAATATTAATACAAAAATATCTGCCTGATCCATTTATATTTTGTGCCATCTTAACATTTATAGTTTTTTTAATTGCAATCCCTATTACTAAACAATCTCCTATGTCTATTATCAATAACTGGACCAATGGATTTTGGAGTCTATTATCTTTTGCTATGCAGATGGCACTAGTGTTAGTTACAGGACATACTATGGCTAGTTCTCCATTCTTTAAAAGAACCTTATCGTTTATGGCCAGTAAATTAAAAAATCCATCTCAAGCTATAATAGGAGTTACTGTAGTTTCTGTCTTAGCCTCTTTTATAAATTGGGGATTTGGTCTTGTAATTGGGGCTATATTTGCTAAAGAAATTGCTAAAAAAGTCAAAGGTGTAGACTACAGGTTATTAATTGCTTCTGCATATACTGGATTTTTAGTTTGGCATGGAGGATTATCTGCTTCAATACCTCTAAAACTTGCGTCTGGCGGAGATTTAAAAGGTGCAACAGCAGGAGCTATTACAGAAGCAATCCCTACATCTATGACTATTTTTTCAACCACTAACCTGATTATATTAGTCGTACTTTTTATCACTTTACCCTTTGTTAATAGGGCTATGCATCCTAAAAAAGATGATGTCATAACGATAGATAACGATCTGCTTATAGAGGTTCCAGAAGAAAAACTAAATTTCGCTGATATGACTCCAGCAGAAAAAATAGAAAACAGTAAAACTGTTTCCTTACTTTTGGGAATAATGGGCTATACTTATATTGTTTCGTACTTTATGAAAAATGGGTTTGCATTAAACTTAAACATAGTTAATTTTGTGTTCTTATTTACAGCAATTCTTTTACACGGTACACCTCATAGATTTTTAAATGCAATCAAAGAAGCTTCCAAGGGTGCCGCAGGAATAATACTTCAATTTCCTTTTTACGCTGGAATAATGGGTATTATGGTTGGAAAAGGACCTGAAGGAATTTCTCTGGCAGGAGCTATGTCAAACATGTTTGTTAATATTTCCACTGAAACAACTTTCCCTTTCTTTACTTTTTTAAGTGCTGGGATTGTTAATTTCTTTGTCCCATCTGGTGGAGGTCAATGGGCAGTTCAGGCTCCGATAATGATGCCTGCCGGTGCTGCTCTTGGTATTCCAGCAGCAAAAACTGCCATGGCAATAGCCTGGGGAGATGCATGGACAAACATGATACAACCATTTTGGGCTCTTCCTGCTCTTGGTATTGCAGGCTTAGGTGCTAAAGATATAATGGGTTATTGTTTGGTAGTACTTATTTATTCCGGTGCTATAATTTCACTGGTTTTAATGTTTCTATAA
- a CDS encoding 3-oxoacid CoA-transferase subunit B — protein MIMDKKLIREIIAKRVAQELNDGDVVNLGIGLPTAVANYVPENMDVIFQSENGLLGVGPAPKEGEEIKDLVNAGGMPITTLDGAVFFDSAMSFSVIRGGHVDMTVLGALQVDEKGNLANWIIPGKMVPGMGGAMDLVVGAKKVIVSMEHTAKGKPKIFPLCTLPLTAANQVNLIITEMAVIEVTSNGLLLKEIGPHNTVEDVIANTPAKLILADNIKVMEL, from the coding sequence ATTATAATGGATAAAAAATTAATTAGAGAAATTATTGCTAAGAGAGTTGCACAAGAATTGAACGATGGAGATGTAGTTAACCTTGGTATAGGTCTTCCTACTGCAGTTGCTAACTATGTTCCAGAGAATATGGATGTTATATTTCAATCAGAAAATGGTCTCTTAGGAGTAGGTCCTGCTCCGAAAGAGGGAGAAGAGATTAAAGATCTAGTTAATGCAGGTGGAATGCCTATCACTACCTTAGATGGAGCAGTATTCTTTGACTCTGCTATGTCTTTTTCTGTAATCCGTGGGGGACATGTGGACATGACTGTACTAGGAGCATTGCAGGTAGATGAAAAAGGTAACCTTGCTAACTGGATAATTCCTGGAAAGATGGTTCCTGGAATGGGAGGAGCTATGGACCTTGTTGTAGGAGCTAAAAAAGTAATAGTTTCTATGGAACATACTGCAAAGGGTAAACCAAAAATCTTCCCTCTATGCACATTGCCCCTAACTGCTGCTAATCAGGTTAACTTGATTATCACAGAGATGGCAGTTATCGAGGTAACTTCTAATGGCTTACTACTAAAAGAGATCGGACCACATAATACTGTAGAAGATGTAATAGCTAATACACCTGCAAAACTGATCTTAGCAGATAATATAAAAGTAATGGAATTATAA